A segment of the Patescibacteria group bacterium genome:
TCATGGCCAGAGGATACAAAATTATCAGAAGAAGAAGTTTTGCTATTAGAACAAATGGAAAAAGTTAGAAATATAGTAGAAAAAGCACATAATCAGAGAGATTTGAATTCTGTCAAATTGAGACAACCACTACTTTCTGCTAAATATGGATTTGGAAAAAATGCCCTAGACAAAGAATTGGAAAATATTATAGCAGATGAAATAAATGTTGAATCAGTTATTTTTGATGCAAATATTAGCGAAGTTGAATTGGATTTCAATTTAACAGAAGAATTAAAAGAAAAAGGTATAGTAAGAGAAATAGTAAGACAAATAAATTCGCTTAGAAAAAATGCAAAGCTTACTATAAAAGATAA
Coding sequences within it:
- a CDS encoding DUF5915 domain-containing protein, whose amino-acid sequence is SWPEDTKLSEEEVLLLEQMEKVRNIVEKAHNQRDLNSVKLRQPLLSAKYGFGKNALDKELENIIADEINVESVIFDANISEVELDFNLTEELKEKGIVREIVRQINSLRKNAKLTIKDKINVYIKSDEYITSIVKNNLEELKNSVLANNFIFDEIPEESLISQDIKINEFQSTIILKKISIE